GCTCTGGTTCATAAAACGGCATATCGCATCTTAAATGTCCAGTAAATATATACGTGGCAGTCTCTGCGACATCCAGAGACAGTAAATACTATGCTTTCAAGCATGTTAATATACTCTTTTTGCTTGATATCTTTGTTACCAGCTGTCATCAATGGAAAACCCTAAGATAATGTAAACtgctttcatttaaatataatggaaAAAGACTTACAACAGCCCAGTATTTGTGGCggtatgattatattttttttaacattacagATATGCCAAGTACTACGCGCCATTACGCTGGTCAGCTGTCACAATACGTCTTTTTCGGTCTtctaatatagtaaataaacagTACGGTAACAGACATATCAGCTGAAATTCATTAATGAAAAACAATCATTAATCATATCGAAGCCTCTCTTTCCTTAATAAcataaccaataaatattaacactttaatctattcatgtttttttgtacattaaatTCTCTTTTGTAACATTTTCTAACTCTTAATATgactaatttttaatatatcgcTTCAAACGAGGTCTCGATATGCACAATATAGATTCTAATATTATCTGTGATAGGTATGTAGAGTGTTATATGTAGGTCTGGAATATATGCGGATATCTCGTACATGCAGGGACGGAACCAGGTTTCGGTAAAAGGGGTCTATTATTGACATATTGATAATTAAGACCTTAAAACGTCGGTCAGGAAATGTTTTGGATGAAATAATGCATGATATAGTGATAGGAATGAAGAATGAACTGAGCAATATTATTCTAACTGACAATATAGAAGAAAGCAAACCGACTGCGAATACCACTTTTCTTTAAATACAACTCGTTAATTTCTGCAATCTTATAATAGACTTATTTTAGAAACCCTATAAATAGTATTTCGCTCTTGCTGTTTCTGATTGTATTCTTTGGATAGAGAACACTCAGTTCATTCTCTACgtctgtaataatatattaaaaaaaggaataaaatattggtCAGACCCCCAAATAACCTTTACTGGATCCGCCCCTGTTATTCATCTCATAATCACCCTCATTACGAAACCAATGCATAAATCTGCTTTGTACTGTATCATAGGCGATTAAATTGTtgtgttttgataaattatttttcgatatTCCGAAATGGTGCCATAAATTTTATCCGTTTTGATAATATCCGaactttgtttaaatatttataatggttattttcaagtatattttatggATATCAGTGAAATGGCATCGATgctttcgaaatattttaaaaatctcacATGACCTGACCACACTCCCTTGGTGGATAAGCAGTCAGAACGTTTAGCAGGTCATTATATAGAATAAGTACTTGCGTGTGGTCTCAAccaaacaaaagtaataaacgGCACCGCCAAagtacttgtaaaaaaaatatttcttatgtttacgcgaatgttagacattaaaattaaactctttttcggattttatcgcggttttaataattttagttttctcccgatgtttcgaagactgcggatgaacaacacccaCCCCCTACCCTCTCGTGACCatggaggctgcaaagtcttcgaaacgccgggagaaaactaaagttattaaaaccgcgataaaatccgaaaaatagttaaattttaacaaaactactgtattatatactgaactcggcagtaaatattacacaacGAATTACAGAAATGGAATTGCTAAGTAAGCAACAAAACATCTGAGTGGCAGAAACGGCACTCTGTATAGCCGAAGTTattcatctatttttaaaaactgtgTGATATTTTCAAGGCCACATATTGTTTCTTTTTCCATAGTTCGACGTATAAAATTTACTGCCGAATGCTTTACTGTCTAGTGATATATGTAACATACAGATTTTTGTTGGGGAACATACTCTccttaaaactagtttttgacTAAAGATCAAACAGAGCTTAATCAtagtattaattaaacattaggAATCCTGTTTTATGAATTCGATTCTTGTTCAAAATCTGATaagaattaaatgtaatattctttaaaaataaaaatacattattttccgAGGGCATGACCCTCAAAACAGCGTCTCAATCCGCTACTAAAAGTTTTATGCATAATACTTATTGGCGTAACAAGCAATGTTTATACGAACAAAGTCACCCTAAATAAACCCACTGTGAATGAATATTGTAATTGGGATATAGTTGTTTTAATTGTCTagtcaaattatttcattttcatataaaaaattcatatactgcgtaaaatattttgtatttttagccTTTGCGCAGCACAATAAAACATTTGAccataaatgtaattattatttatgaactttGAATGAACTAATGAACTTTTTTTTGAACGCCCAAAATATGAACCATGAatttatgctatattttttacttctttcTTTTGTTTCAACTAGTATTTTGagactaaactattttttgttttatttttttaatttatcttggGCTACTGAAACgttatcataaattaataattgcatttatagttataaagtaataaacatataaagaaAAGAAGGCTAAACCCAAAATCTCACCGTCTAGTATACATCGAAGTGGCTTTTTAAAACTGCcgccatttttaaaatcaaaatggcGGCCGACGCTAATTAGcgattagtattttttatttattgaaaatatttttttatttaaagttatttatgtcTCAGTTAATTACCTTTagcaataaatgttaaaattgtaatatgaaGCGATGACTGTGAAAATTAGAAGGAAATTAATGGGGAATTGAGTTGTACGTAATGTTTAGATGTAAGACgtgtattaaatgtattttgtatagaAGCAACGGTTTAGATGTCATTAAATGAATTGCAACaacatatttgtgttttatttttaccatgaTACACACACACGCTCACATCTTTAATCTTTGATAGGCTGAGTTGCAAGtagtacacccactttccgccatgggtattccgtcccatgatgtgatagagggcgagcctacaTATATCGGGGAAAaaattcagactccgggctgatactgagtagcgAAATCCATATCACTTCCCGACCAGTTATctaacccgaaacctcagcaatGTTGTCGTACCGTAaaataactacgccaccgagacagtacCATTATATAAGTTGCATATTTGAAGGTCAGATGATAGAACACGATACAAGTTTGCAAACGTAAAGAGGTGTGGCGATCTGCCACTCATTTAAATTACGCGCCCTAGCCACACAGCGCGCACCAAGCTGCTCGGCGCAGGCTCGCGCGGAGGGCGGGGCGTGCGCGAGCAAACCCCGCAGCATATTTTCTTTCTGGCTGTTATCattgtataaaatactaaaataccACCAAAATAcaatgcataaaataatattttttatatacttattgtaAAGATGACACTTTCATTATAGGTGGAGTTTATCAAGTGATGAAAACCTCACGAACGCCACACGCGTTACCTTAAAAAATCTAAccgtaattttcaataaacgatcccaatcgctttttccgATCTATCTCTGTactgaaccaatcagaacaaagtttttttgacaagcttacaaatgagaTATTTTCATTGGCTAATTCTCGAAATCGATTTGGAGATAGAGATTAAGATCGTTTTTAAAAACACCTGTTAATGAAGTAAGAAATGAATCAAGTCTAGTCAagttaaacttaataaatgGATGggaactaaacaaaatattgtttatgttaacatcattttattatttgtacaatatCGTCTATTCTGtagttatattgtaaaaaaaaatgtactctcgaataataaaattattataattattacaataaatatactaatacatTGCATGAATaagtactaataaataattataatctaaatttcAGCTATTTAACCATAACTTTTGCCATAACTCCAAACATACACCCAATTACTGTTACTCGGCGCCATATTTATCGCTATGGTATGGCACCGATAAGCGGCAATAGAACCCACGGATTTAGCCTCCGGATATCCAACTCCTGCTATCCAATAACTGGCATGGGTTAGAAAGCAGATTTAGTAAGGTATTATCCTTATCAAAGTTTATTCCGAGTCCGCTGTTCCTTTTGTACGCTAGATAATTTAAGAGCTATCGCCTGGTCCAAAGGAGAGAGAGAGGTTGTGAGAAAAAGAAATAGCATACACAACCCCCTACCCCTCCTCCCTTCGCCTAAAACCGCCACCTAGAACGCGCCATAATAgcccacgttagtgtgtcgcgttccgggatcagcctgtgtatatccagttccaacaggccggcataaatgtgtcgtctgccgagaggtaatcatctcccgtcaatcgatattctattggaccccaccacaactaccatcaggttcagtggagATCAGTTTGTTgtgcacatattaaaaaaactacagATGTgactataaaataatgtttaaaatttccaATATCACAAATATTTCCCCGTTCTGCCCCTTAAGCAGAGGTACCCTCGAGCAAGTTGAAATATCTTGAATCAGACTTCACGCGCATCCCATTTCGCTCTGCCATTGTTCGTGTCTCTTCGCCAAGTTCTTGGAGACGGGTTTGGTCTTCTCTATAGCTGTGTACACGTCACACAGATCCAGTCTGTCTTTGCGAGGAACGTTGCAACCTGAAAGATTCAAATTGCTTGTCCAAAAAGGGTGGCTATATGTATAGTCGTAAAGGTCCTTCAATACTCTCATAGAAAAAATTACAACTTCTACATGGTTATTTAAAGAAAGGAAAtacttattgatatttttaatttaacattgaaGTCACTGTCGAGATAAACACATCAATTTTGTCGTTTCGTGAACCCATCCCAAACTATACTTATAAGTTGTACTTAAAATATGtgaatatgtataatgtataatatgtgaACAGTTAAGGTAATCAATTTAGTTACTCCTTtctacataaaacaataacttaCTTCATCGTTGTTCTTAGTTTTGTACTGTTAATgcttatatcatattatttaattgaatttaaatattattacataaatacatattataacaaaatcattCAGATTAtcttattttgattataatttttttttacaaacatagGGACAACATAGACTTAGGCATTAGCTACAATCAATGTTAACTCACTTTTACCCGCCATATTCGGCAACAACTTCCTCACGGTGCACATTAGCGCTTCCTTGCAGACCAGCTTGATGTCACTGCCTGAGTAACCCTCAGTCTTGGCTGCCAGCTCTTTGAAGTCTACCTTCGGGTATACCTCTATGGTCTTGCTGTTTAGAAACTTCTCGAACAGTTCTGTGCGGGTGTTCAGATCTGGCAGAGGGATGTAGATGCGCTTTTCTAGTCTCCGTAACATGGCTGGGTCGATTTCCCTGATGGCATGAGGTCAACATGTAAAGAATGATATTCTTAAATACTCTACTTCAGTTGGGCACGGCCTCAGAGTAAGATTGGCTATTTACGGAGCAGTATTTAAGTATCTAAGACCGGCCTTCCgcctttattttacttttacgaGATACAACTTCGAACAaatcgaattaaaaaatgttgCCTGACCTGAGAGAATCCTCAGAAGTCAGAACCTCAGTCCAGTCTGAAGACTACCACTGAACCTAGCAGCTAATTACTTAACCAAGTCAACGATCTCCTACCATCTCACCGAGGCGTCTGTTCAGCAGTGGccttaaaaaaaatgatgacaATGATAATTCATGGTATAATCTCACCACGGCATATTAGTATTGGCGAGCAAGAAAACGATCCCGTCCCTCTGGCTGATGCCGTCCAGGTCCGTGAGGAGTTGCGTCTTCAGCCGGCGCGAGGCCTCGTGCTCGCCCGCCGACCGTTCCGACGCCAGCGTCTCGATCTCATCTATGAAGATTACTGATGGGGAGTAGTAGGATGCCATTTCAAAAAGGACCTGTATACACAAAAAAGTGTTTTATGAGTTTTCTAGTTCACGAAAGAAAATTGCAAACGCTAGTGATGATTCAACAAGGTATAATAAAACTCTGTTACGAGTATGAGCATTTGTATACTGACGATAACTATCACGGTAGCCACATATTTATACAACGAAAATAAAGTAGAAGGTGCGTCTGTTCCACCTCTGCCATCTTTTTGGAGATAagcaaaaatatgaaaaagttcTATACACCTCTTCCCTACATTGAAACATGATTATGCTTATTATTATTGCACACCCGATAAATAGTTACGGTTTTAGTAAACGTTGTATACGTCTGAAATAACATTTTCTCtacaaaattgtattactatgacaaacataggtatatatttattggTGAGTAAAGTACTTGTAACTATTGAATATAAGTTTGAAAAACAAGTATTCCACCCGCTATTGTACATACTTTTCTAATTATGGCACTTTCGATgaatcattttaatatcattgcAATCTTGCTATCTCCCGTCTCACCTTGACAATCTTCTCGGACTCTCCTCGCCACTTATTGACGAGGGTGCTGCAGGCGACGTTGAAGAACGTGCAGCCACCCTCTGCAGCGGCGGCACGTGCCAGCAGCGTCTTGCCGGTGCCGGGCGGACCGTGTAACAGAACCCCGCGCCACGGCTCCAGCCCGCCCGTGAACAACGAGGGGTACCTCAACAATAAAGGTTACACTAATTAAGCTGTATACATCTGACACAGTGCCGTTACTAGGGCGGTACCGGCAGTATACAAGCACATGGCATTACCCCTGGGGGCCCAGAAATGACCACACCAGGACCAAATTTTGGGTCATATGGACGCAGTTATAGAAATTCTTACCAGCCGCTTAAAAGGTTATGGCAAGTTGTGTAACGCATCCTCTCACCGTAAACGTTATTACacattgtaaaacaaaataggGAAAATTATTACAGTGCCGATTCACTTTTCATGGCGCGGTCTACAATTTTTATTGCTAAGTACATATAcaaggtaattttgacattatgtCAATAATTTGTTTAGAAAAGAGATCCAAACCTACCTCACTGGATAGACGACGGACTCCATGAGCAAACTCTTGGCCGTCGCCAATCCCTTCACGTCGTCCCAGGTCACACCCGAGGGTCTTATAATGTCCTGGTACAGGAGTTCTACTATCTGCTTCTTGTCAGGAGTCGTGTTGACCAGAAAACCAGATAAGGACTTTCGCTCAATTGGAGTGGTGTCTGCATGATCTTGATCATCCTAAAGatatgtattctttttttaataaaattttaaaaggtgACTATGAATAGTGAATATgacaatattcaaaaaattatattttaaatatatgtccCTATTCAGTCTCTACACAAACTAGTCGTCTTTACACAAACGAATATAGAACGAATAACCTTCAACAACTTGGTGACAATAAACGAAGCTGGTAGATCCACCTCCTCCTTCTCCAGGACCTCGACTCGTTCCGGCTTGGTCTTCCGTGTTTGCGGGCGGCGCGTCGGTGGCCGCTCCTCCACCTTGCGGCAGAACTGCGGCTGCTTGTTGAACCTGATCAGGTAGTAACTGCAATAGTCCTGCACACAGAcagatttacttatttaaatttttaacgcAAATTGAATGTCAGGCATTCTCTACCGATCAACTTTGAGTGATGATTGACACGTATTTTATAAGtacaatgattattatttacacCGGCTATGGGATGacgatataaaaaatcatgcccacgttttttaacaaaacctTTTTTAACAAACAATCCCAATTTTAATCTTCGAACCCATCTCGAGAATAAGCCATTCAAAACAAATCATTTGTAAGAATATCAAAAACACTTACTTCTCATAGGTCTATTTTCGCGATGGAGTCATAAAAACGAtcgggattgtttattgaaatctgtAATGGTTCCCTCTACCTATCCTTTACAATATATACCCAAATCTTCGAACTAATAAATTAGTCAGCTGACTAGAATAAAAAcattcatcatcagccctgtattatttactgtcccactgttgggcatggggcccctgtactactgagagggattagaccttagtccaccacgctggcctagtgcggattagtagacttcacacaccctcaaaattcctatagagaacttctcaggtatgcaggcttcctcacgatgttttccttcaccattaaagggATTTCACAAAGaatcacacatatttttttagaaaagtcagaggtgtgtgccctttggatttgaacctgcggacattcggcttcagtccgttccacaaccaactaggctatcgccgcttgataaAACATTGATCGAAAATAACTCTGTAGAATGCAGTAATCAGTGGCATATAACCGTGCTTGCGTCAGCCGGCGTCTGGCAGTCTGGCGGCGTCACGATCTCACCGCTCGCGGGGCGCCAGTCTAACCGGGCATCACGATGCAATCGCAGGCACAGTCCCATTCCAAGCTACCATATAGCTAGCATGCAGCGTGGCGACTTGAATTTGAATGAGAAGAAATAGCCTCTCATCTAATGGT
This genomic stretch from Manduca sexta isolate Smith_Timp_Sample1 chromosome 8, JHU_Msex_v1.0, whole genome shotgun sequence harbors:
- the LOC115444808 gene encoding katanin p60 ATPase-containing subunit A-like 2 isoform X1, with amino-acid sequence MSGVNRPMSQMRKLETKEALFRARKRILKYMVLGYLKQEGFLHTAETFAAEAALTGEYEVCDNIDLDIILQDYCSYYLIRFNKQPQFCRKVEERPPTRRPQTRKTKPERVEVLEKEEVDLPASFIVTKLLKDDQDHADTTPIERKSLSGFLVNTTPDKKQIVELLYQDIIRPSGVTWDDVKGLATAKSLLMESVVYPVRYPSLFTGGLEPWRGVLLHGPPGTGKTLLARAAAAEGGCTFFNVACSTLVNKWRGESEKIVKVLFEMASYYSPSVIFIDEIETLASERSAGEHEASRRLKTQLLTDLDGISQRDGIVFLLANTNMPWEIDPAMLRRLEKRIYIPLPDLNTRTELFEKFLNSKTIEVYPKVDFKELAAKTEGYSGSDIKLVCKEALMCTVRKLLPNMAGKSCNVPRKDRLDLCDVYTAIEKTKPVSKNLAKRHEQWQSEMGCA
- the LOC115444808 gene encoding katanin p60 ATPase-containing subunit A-like 2 isoform X2; the encoded protein is MVLGYLKQEGFLHTAETFAAEAALTGEYEVCDNIDLDIILQDYCSYYLIRFNKQPQFCRKVEERPPTRRPQTRKTKPERVEVLEKEEVDLPASFIVTKLLKDDQDHADTTPIERKSLSGFLVNTTPDKKQIVELLYQDIIRPSGVTWDDVKGLATAKSLLMESVVYPVRYPSLFTGGLEPWRGVLLHGPPGTGKTLLARAAAAEGGCTFFNVACSTLVNKWRGESEKIVKVLFEMASYYSPSVIFIDEIETLASERSAGEHEASRRLKTQLLTDLDGISQRDGIVFLLANTNMPWEIDPAMLRRLEKRIYIPLPDLNTRTELFEKFLNSKTIEVYPKVDFKELAAKTEGYSGSDIKLVCKEALMCTVRKLLPNMAGKSCNVPRKDRLDLCDVYTAIEKTKPVSKNLAKRHEQWQSEMGCA